A window of Malania oleifera isolate guangnan ecotype guangnan chromosome 2, ASM2987363v1, whole genome shotgun sequence genomic DNA:
CGAACATGGGCCCTTAGGCTTGTCAGGGCCGTGAGGGTGGGGGTTGGTTTGGGACACatgtttgggtttgggtttgggtttgggtttgggtcaGGGGTCTGGTTCGGGTATGGACAAACCTGCATGCAATATATGTTCATATCAATAATGAAGATTAAAATTAATACTAAGACCAACCTCTATCTTGAAACTCCTCCAACTTTAGAATGATTTCTGATGCCCTGTTGCTTGTGGTCTTTGTTTTGCACTGGTGAATGACTCTAGTTGCTATTTGTTGGTTATACCCAATTGCTCTTTAGAATGCCTTCTGATTGCCGTGCTGCATTATGAGTTTCTCACTGCAATATTCACAATGAGTTTTACACTCACACACTGTTTCTCAactcttttttttctctctttcccgAGTATTGTCGGATTTGAAAATTGGTGTGTTTTCTTATGCGAGTTCCCCTCCTTTTATAGGGTTGGGGCTTCAGACTGCATGGGAAATAGGTTGATCCCGTCGATCTTTCAAttaattcaaagaatttttcgGATATCAATCTTTAGAATTATCTCCAAATTTGTTCACAGAATCAAGGTATCATTCTCGCATAAAGTGGATACTACAAACTTTCCTAATTTTTGCagatttttcattaattttcttGGTTTATTGAAATTTCCTTTCTATTGCCTAGATTTCTTTCTAAATTGGTGGACGTGTACCTTTGGAGATGCTGTGGAATATCCTAGAGCACAAGGGTGTCGCTCGGCccctctaatttttttttttttttgcaatgtaTTTTCTGCACGACGTATGTATTTGAATCTATACTCCCGTATGCATCCCTTATGTATATGTTCCTATATGTACACCCTAGCATAATAAAAAAATTCTGATTCTTTCTTTTCATGGCCATGTGGGACCCACTTGCCACCAAGGGTAGTTGACAATGattacaattttttaaaataaaagggacTCAATTAGAACATGACTTTATTATAACGCAACAAGAACCTTAGTCTTAGACAAGACTAAAAAGGCTTAACTTAAAAATGCTCAATAATATGGACTCGATTTTAAAGTAATTGGGACTTAATTCCAAACTAATGAGGACTCGATTCATAAGAAATCAATAAAAAAGACTCAATAACGGGAATTCAATAAAGGACCCTCAAATTTTCGGAATACCTAATTGACCGCTCCTTATGCAAGTTACCACATTGTTATGAAGGGCCGACCACATTAAGAGGATAAGAGAGGCCCGGTTAAGAATGGGGTATCTACAACATGAAATTTGTGTCTTATATCATTGAACAACTTGGAGTTCGATTCTCTTTAAAGGACATAGGCTAGCTTCATTTTTCTTGGGAATGAAAGTCATTTTTACTAAATTTGGTCTCTTGCTCTCACAACAAAAATATATTCGAGACCTCCTATCTAAAACCAACACGACTGGTGCTAAACAAGTTTCTACTCCACTATCCACAAACACAACTTTAAAGTTGGTTGATGGGACAAAATCTTTTGATAGTACCGAGTTTTAAAGTGTTATTTGAGGTCTCCAATATTTGTTTCTTACCCGTctgaatatttattttttagtaaaTAATCTCTCACAGTTTGTGCACAAACCCACAGTAACTAATTGGGTAGCTGCAAAGAGACTCTTTTGCTACTTGAAGCAAATAATCTTTCATGGCATccacattttaaaaaaattccaattTTGATCTCACAACATATTTGAATGCTGATTGGGTGGGCAATCTTGATGGTCGTGCATCCACCTCCGCATATATAAGCTTTCTTGAATCAAATCCCATATTTTGAAGTTCAAAAAAACAAAGAGTTGTAGCAAGATCGTCGATCGAAGCTGATTATATAGCTTTTGCAAATGAAGCTTCAAAAATTGTGTGGCTACTATCACTATTCAAAGAACTCGATTTACCAATGAAAGCTTCACCGAAACTGTTATGTAATAATTTGGGTGCAACTCACGTCAATTTTAATCCAGTGCAGCATTCTTAGATGAAGCATATCTAGATTGATCTACATTTTGTTCGTGATATGGCTCAACGTGGCATTCTCAATGTTCATCACATTAACACTCAAGATTAGCTCACATATTTACTAACAAAGCCCTTGTCACGACAACGCGGAGATTCTCTCAAAAACAAGATTGGCTTGGCCGATGGCAACTCCATCTTGCGGGGGCGCATAAAGTAGGACTCCTCAAATTAAGCACAAGATCATACAACCTGATTATTAGACTGAAAATCTGGTTACAATATCAAGAAACTTTTTGTAACAGTTAGGCAAATCAAGAGTTAAATTTTTGTAATAGTTAGGAAAATCACGAGTTAAAGTTTTGTAGCAATTAAGCTtatttttaactttcatttttagaatagattttgtatacttatatatatttctatacaaACATTTATAatgtgtgtaaaatattttttcacgAGAATAATAAGAAATCTATTGTCAATTTTTTCAAACTTCATCACGCCCATTGAGTCATGATCCATTTTACCATTTATACCTAGATGAGTCTTTCGAACTTCCTTAGGTAACAATAAATCGGGGGAGGATATGACTAATCCCACAATTTCCATCTAATTAATAAAGTATTGCTTTTTATGTGAAATCAAATCCAAAATCCTCTATTCTTAGGAAATCTTGTAGTCTATTTATGTTCACCTAGCTAACAATAAAtctattaaaatataaaaacattaaaaaattttaattttatacaatttttgttttaattttatggtgaatcattcttgatatttataaTCTTATTTATGCAGTTGCACTcccactaaaaaaataaaattcagtTGAAAAAGTTTATACACGGTCCACATCCATATATGGatccattttcattttttaaaggcCCAAAGGCCGAAATGTCCGTGCCACGCACGTGGCAGGAGGCCAGTACATGACAGGCGAAAACACACGCGGCAGGCTCCTATTGGGCTGGCAATTTTCCCTCGATATTGTTTTGGCAGTCAATTTGAAACTAGGCTACCCGGGCTTTCGAGCGCCCGTCAGAAGAACAGTGTTCGCACCGCAATCCATAGACCGATATCTACCGTCGATTCCTACAAATCAACGATCCCGATATGTTTTATCCACTCGACACGGATCGACAGCCTTAACCGTCCGATTAATCCAAATCGACGAGCGCCATTAAGATAACAACCGCCACATTACTCTATATAAACCCGACCGCGTACTTCTTGTCTTCATCAACTCGATTATCATCATTCTCTGCAAACCCTAAAACTTTCTCAGTTTTACTTCATTTGAAAATGTCGGGTCGCGGAAAGGGAGGCAAGGGTTTGGGCAAGGGAGGAGCCAAGCGTCACAGGAAGGTCCTCAGAGATAACATTCAGGGTATCACCAAGCCTGCGATTCGTCGTCTGGCGAGGAGAGGAGGTGTGAAGAGGATCAGTGGGTTGATCTACGAAGAAACCAGAGGAGTTCTGAAAATCTTCCTGGAAAATGTTATCCGCGATGCTGTGACCTATACTGAGCATGCCAGGAGGAAGACCGTGACGGCAATGGACGTGGTTTACGCTTTGAAGAGGCAGGGAAGGACCCTCTATGGTTTCGGTGGTTAAATTGCCTTCGCGAGACTTTCAAATCTTTATTGCTCAGTTGCTTGCTTGTTTTGTAGatcttgtttttcttgtttttgttatcTTAAGATGTTCTGCCACCACATGAATTTGTGATTCTCACTCTTTTAACCAGGTAATCAAAGTTTCATTTTGATGAAACATCTTGTTATTCTTTTAAGTTTCTTTTTTGTGAACAATCTGTTGGGTGCTGATGCAATGTGTTCTGAATGACTGAGATTGAATTGGGTTGTGTAGATTTGGATGAAATACAGCATCAAATGAAATTTACATTCAATTGATTTCAGTACAAGACAAACAAATATAAATCGAGTCCCGACATCCTGGCCATTAATGGAAATTGCTGACAGCATAAAAGGAGAGGATTTATGTACAATTGAAGGCTTACGCCCAAAAATTGGAGTCCCCTGTTAGTCAAGTAGGACCATTGCTCTTATTTCTTCAGAAATGCATAGAGTATTCGGTCGTCAATGCATAATTTTATTAAACAAACTATGAGATTGATAGTTGCTTACAGTCATACGCCTTTAGGCGTTGAAGAGCTATAGTTGTATTGCTCTTAAGTTGATTCTGTTTTGCATGTTCATAATATCCATCCATGTTAAGCTTCTCAATCCTTGTACGTTCTTGGACTTAAGCTGTGCATCATCCATAAGAATGGAATGAAAGCTACAATAACTCTATTAGCAGTGACAATGATCAATGGACTTTACTTCAAACCTTGGTTAAGAGCCAAGCAATCTTTATGACACATGCATTAGAGGTGTAGGCCAAAGTAATTTTCTTGACATAGGAAACTCAAAACGTTTGGAAGCGATACTTCAGGTATTTAGGAGACAAATCCCCTTAGTCCCTAAGTTGCAAAAGCCAAGAGCGTTATGTAGCCCGGCCTTGTAGCAACTTGGGCTATGTGGCTAGGAAAAAGACCAATACAACAATATATGATTAATGAGGTTGTACAAAGTAGGGTGTGAAATTGGTTAGTTTGGCcaattaattgaattaatcaaatttttttgattaattttttattataattgaattgaattgattgaATTATACTTATTAACCAAATCGTACATGACTGAaccaaatttttggttaatttagTTAATTGAGTTTAActgaatcaaattataattaataatgaaaaaaatataattgtataatttgtaattttgtatgttttcaaaaatcaacttaataatttatatttaattattaattaattacataaataattacaTAATTTGGGAATTTTATGGATTTAGGGAATTGTGGGAATCCTAAATTATATAGTTTATAtttaatgattaattaattatgtaattcggttaaatcggttaattgAAATTCACTTTCTTCATAATTGAACCATAAACCAAATAATCGATTTACTAAATTATAAAACTGAACCAATCTAGTTTGGTCGGTTAATTCGATTAAAatcaaattatgctcacccttaGTACAAAGGAAGTGTCACAATACTTTAAAATATGACATTACTATCATCATTCAAGTTAAAAATAGGATGACCTTCTTTGTGAATATGTGCTTATAAGGAATAATGTCTCGTTGAAGTAAAGATTCATTGATCACCTAAAGAAAGGGGCTAGAAAATGATGATTAAAAATGACAAAAAGACCTACAGTGGAAGCCCAACTATTGACATAAACTTTCATTCACTTAAAACATTTTAGAAGAAATGTCACCTAAAAATTTCAGTCAACCACAATTACAATGAAAAGGACTAGAAAACAAGGATTAATGTTGACAAAACGATCATGTGTGGAAGTGTTGTGATATTGAGTATAAGATACACACACACTTAGCGGAAGCCTCAACAACACAACCAATATGGATGAAAAACAACAATTTATCACATAAGATTAAAGCAAATGACACTCAATATTCACTATAATGTGAAGAACAACAATACACTAGTCTTACAAAGTTTTCTATAAACAAATTACATTTAGAAGTACATAAATAAAagtttctcggaggtttccctccaaatacccaactacCATAacatcaaattcaaattttgaattcctCTTCGTGGCCCAAGCGACACTCGTTGATGAGTACAAGGATTCATCAACGATACGAAGATGACCACTCCTCGATGTGTCCATACTCTCGTCAACAAGTCTTCAATTTTGAGAAATTCTAACTTGctgtatctactcgtcgacgagtgcctgcTATACAGCCCCTCTatgttcttcttccttcccttgtttacgaaactccaagtataagagtc
This region includes:
- the LOC131149557 gene encoding histone H4, with protein sequence MSGRGKGGKGLGKGGAKRHRKVLRDNIQGITKPAIRRLARRGGVKRISGLIYEETRGVLKIFLENVIRDAVTYTEHARRKTVTAMDVVYALKRQGRTLYGFGG